Proteins encoded by one window of Melospiza melodia melodia isolate bMelMel2 chromosome 9, bMelMel2.pri, whole genome shotgun sequence:
- the KCNIP2 gene encoding Kv channel-interacting protein 2 isoform X1, giving the protein MRSKGRKESLSDSRDLDGSYDQLTGNPPVQTKKALKQRFLKLLPCCRPKSIPSLSENSVEDEFELSTVCHRPEGLEQLQEQTKFTRKELQVLYRGFKNECPSGIVNEENFKQIYSQFFPQGDSSTYATFLFNAFDTDHDGSVSFEDFVSGLSTILRGTIDDRLNWAFNLYDLNKDGCITKEEMLDIMKSIYDMMGKYTYPAMREEAPREHVENFFQKMDRNKDGVVTIEEFLESCQKDENIMRSMQLFDSVI; this is encoded by the exons GCAACCCGCCAGTCCAAACTAAAAAAGCGCTGAAGCAGCGATTCCTCAAACTGCTGCCCTGCTGCCGGCCCAAATCCATCCCCTCGCTCAGTGAAA ACAGTGTTGAGGATGAGTTTGAGCTCTCCACCGTCTGCCACCGCcccgaggggctggagcagctccaggagcagacCAAGTTCACCCGCAAAGAGCTGCAGGTCCTGTACCGAGGCTTCAAGAAT GAGTGCCCAAGTGGCATTGTCAATGAAGAAAACTTCAAGCAGATCTATTCACAGTTCTTCCCTCAAGGAG ACTCCAGCACCTACGCCACCTTCCTCTTCAACGCCTTCGACACCGACCACGACGGCTCCGTCAGCTTTGAG GACTTTGTGTCTGGGCTGTCCACCATCCTGCGGGGCACCATTGATGATCGCCTGAACTGGGCCTTCAACCTCTATGACCTGAACAAAGATGGCTGCATCACCAAAGAG GAAATGCTGGACATCATGAAGTCCATCTACGACATGATGGGCAAATACACCTACCCGGCCATGAGGGAGGAAGCACCCCGGGAGCACGTGGAGAACTTCTTCCAG AAAATGGACCGGAATAAGGATGGCGTGGTGACAATCGAGGAGTTCCTGGAGTCCTGCCAGAAG GATGAGAACATCATGCGATCCATGCAGCTCTTCGACAGTGTGATTTAG
- the KCNIP2 gene encoding Kv channel-interacting protein 2 isoform X2, translated as MSHCQQRCKRQLGRVIRFFYQFVTGTLSQDSVEDEFELSTVCHRPEGLEQLQEQTKFTRKELQVLYRGFKNECPSGIVNEENFKQIYSQFFPQGDSSTYATFLFNAFDTDHDGSVSFEDFVSGLSTILRGTIDDRLNWAFNLYDLNKDGCITKEEMLDIMKSIYDMMGKYTYPAMREEAPREHVENFFQKMDRNKDGVVTIEEFLESCQKDENIMRSMQLFDSVI; from the exons ATGAGCCACTGCCAGCAGCGCTGCAAGAGGCAGCTGGGCCGGGTGATCCGCTTCTTCTACCAGTTTGTCACCGGCACTCTCTCCCAAG ACAGTGTTGAGGATGAGTTTGAGCTCTCCACCGTCTGCCACCGCcccgaggggctggagcagctccaggagcagacCAAGTTCACCCGCAAAGAGCTGCAGGTCCTGTACCGAGGCTTCAAGAAT GAGTGCCCAAGTGGCATTGTCAATGAAGAAAACTTCAAGCAGATCTATTCACAGTTCTTCCCTCAAGGAG ACTCCAGCACCTACGCCACCTTCCTCTTCAACGCCTTCGACACCGACCACGACGGCTCCGTCAGCTTTGAG GACTTTGTGTCTGGGCTGTCCACCATCCTGCGGGGCACCATTGATGATCGCCTGAACTGGGCCTTCAACCTCTATGACCTGAACAAAGATGGCTGCATCACCAAAGAG GAAATGCTGGACATCATGAAGTCCATCTACGACATGATGGGCAAATACACCTACCCGGCCATGAGGGAGGAAGCACCCCGGGAGCACGTGGAGAACTTCTTCCAG AAAATGGACCGGAATAAGGATGGCGTGGTGACAATCGAGGAGTTCCTGGAGTCCTGCCAGAAG GATGAGAACATCATGCGATCCATGCAGCTCTTCGACAGTGTGATTTAG